Part of the Streptomyces sp. NBC_01264 genome, GCGGTCCAGGTCACCGAGGGCGGTAGCGCCTGCTGCGGGCCGGCCGCGATCGAGATCGACGACAACTTCGGCTCCGGCCTCTACACCGGCGGCGAGTGTGAGGACCTGCCCGCAGAGGCCGTCGCCGCCTCCCTCGGTTGCGGCAACCCCACCGCCGTCGCCGATCTGCACGAAGGCGACCGGGTGCTAGACCTCGGCTCCGGCGGCGGTATCGACGTCCTGCTCTCCGCCCGCCGCGTCGGACCCACCGGCAAGGCGTACGGCCTCGACATGACCGAGGAAATGCTGGCCCTGGCCCTCGCCAACCAGAAGAGGGCCGGCGCCACCAACGTCGAGTTCCTCAAGGGCACCATCGAAGCCATCCCCCTGCCCGCCGCAACGATCGACGTCGTGATCTCCAACTGCGTGATCAACCTGTCCACCGACAAGCAGGCCGTCTTCACCGAGACCTACCGCGTCCTGGTCCCCGGCGGCCGGATCGGGATCTCCGACGTCGTCGCCGACGACACCCTCACCCCCGCCCAGCGGGCCGAACGCGGCGACTACGTCGGCTGCATCGCGGGCGCCCTGTCTTTCACCGAGTACCGAGCCGGGCTCGAAGCAGCCGGGTTCACGGACATCGAGATCACCCCCACCCACACGGTCGCGGACGGAATGCACTCCGCCATCGTCAAGGCCGCCAAGCCCCACACCCAGGACATCAGCACCGAGCCGGAGACCGCTGCTTCCGCCATGCCCGCCAGGTCGGACTCCGCGGCCGGCTGCTGCGGGAGCTGACAGGCGGCGTCCAGTCCGTCCCGTCGTCATCGTCGCCGAGCCCGGCGGCGTCCGGGTCCCGCAGGGGGCGCAAGGCCCCTGCGGCCGGGGTGGAGGCGGTGAAGCCGTAGCGGCCGAGCACGTTGAGGGGGCCCCGCCGCAACCATGCGGCGGGGCCCTGAGCGTTGGTGCGGGGCGGGGGTCAGACCTTGTCGAAGTAGGCGGTGAGGTGGCAGCTGCCCTTGAGCTCGAGCTGGAAGACGGAGGGCGGGTTGGCGGCCATCCCGCCGTCCACGACGATGCGGCTGAGGCGGTAGCCGGCGGCGGGAGTCGCGGTGATCTTGACCTTCGTTCCGGCCAGGAAGAGACCGCCTCCGCCCTCCGCGATCACCGTTCCGGTGGCCACGTCGCTGGAGACAGCGGAGAGGGCGACACCCTCGGGAGCGGCGCCGGGCCGGGTGCGGTACTGGGACAGGACCGGGCCGGTCAGGTTCATCACCCGACCGGCGTCTGCCGCGTCCTCCCGGGGCAGGGCGGCGCCGCGGGGCGCGTTGTTGAAGCTCTGGCGGGGGTTGGAGTACCACTGCTGGACCGTGCAGCGCGAAGCGGACGCGCACGTGTTCTTGTAGCCCATGACGTCGACCCAGGTCCGGTCGGCGGGCAGGAAGCCACGGTTGTCGGGGTAGGACGGATTGCGCTGGGCGTTGACGGTGTCGTGGAAGAGACCGAAGTTGTGCCCGATCTCGTGCGCCAGGGTCTCCGTCATGAACTGGAAGAGGTTATGCACGCCGAAACCACTGACATCACTGTTCCCGGAACTGGCCTGGGGGGTGGCGACTACGCTGGTGGAGCTGTCACCCGTGAACGAAGGACGCATATGGCTCGCCCCTACCACCCCGGACCGAAACAGTTCGTCTTCGCCGCCGATGACGGCAACTACCAACGGGTCTCCGTGGGCGACCCCCAGGAAGCCTACGTGGCGTTCTCCGCGTTCTTCCGTGACCGGGACTCCGACACCTACACGATCAGTGACGAACCGTCGGGGCAGAGTCTGGTGCTCATGCCCGGGCAGGGTGTGATCTCCCGGATCAAGGATGCGGGCCGTACCCGGTCGGAATACCTCCAGGTCGACAGGGGAAATCGCTACCTTCCGAGCGCGATGCTGTTCTTCGAGAACGGATACGCCGGGCTCGACCGCTTCGGCCAGTGGTTCTCCGACCGCGCCGACCTCTACGCGTCACCGGAGACCCGCGGCGCCGCCCGCGCGGCCGCGATCACGACGGAAGTAGCGGCGATCCAAGAAGTCGGGCGGATCTGGGCGGATTCGGGCTGTGTGGACCCGAGCGACCAGTACTACGTCTTCTTCGACTCGCACGGTGTCGACGACGACCGGGCCGAGCGAGCCGAACTGCTCGAGTTGATCGGCTTCCTGGGCCTCGAACGGGTCGACGCCCCGGCCGGGGCCGCCGGAGGCGAAGTCTGGGTGCGCACCGACCCACGCCTCGACGTCGAATGCGCGCGGTGGTCGTGAACACCGTTTTCACGCGCCGGAGCAGCTGGATCCCGAACGTGATCCGCGAGGACGGCGAGCTGAAGCTGATGCTCGGCGCCGGCGCCGACGCCAACCACGATCCGCGCACGTTCACGTTCCCGATCGGTGAAGCCCATCTCGCGGTGATCCGGGAGGACCTGGCCAGACACCTGCTGCTGTGGAGCGCGGTCCTTCCGCTGTGCGACGCGGCCAGAACCCGGGACCGGCTCGACGAGAACGCCGCCGTCGCGCTCCTGGACCCGCTCCTCCTCGGCGCGCCCGCGGAGGTCGACGCGCTCTTCCGGCGCGTCCCGTGGGACAGGAGCCCGCTCATCGCCCACGGGGCCGACATCGGTCTGCTCGAGCGCGGCCAGGTGTGCGCGGCCATGCGCGCGGCGACAGAGACGTCGAACGGGAAACGAGCTCAGGAGTACCACGCGGACCGCCGTCGCGCCGAGCGCGGAGCCGTCCTCGGTCCGCTCGACGCCGCGATGCTGAGGTACACGGGCCAGTACCTGCACGGCTCGACGGTTCCGAGGCGGTTGCCCGACGCCGTCGACCCCGCGCTGCTGCCCGAGGTCATGCGGGTGATCGCCACCGCGGAGCGGGCCTGCGCCGGACTGCGGATCGGCCGCGATCCGCGACGGGGAAAGCGCGCCACGGACAAGCGCGACTGGACTCGGATGGAGACGACGGTCGAAGCGGCCGTGCGCCGTACACACCCCGGGCTCGTCGACGACGCGGTGCGCACCGTGACCTTCCTGATGTGCTCGGAGGCCGCGGACCGCTCCCGGAGCACACCCATGGAGGATGACGAGGAAGCTGCCGGCCACCGCGCCGACTCCGGCGGCAGCGCGAGGAAGACGGTCCTGTCGTTCACCGACGACAAGGGCGTCGAGAAGAAGTGGCGGCGGGACGGCCCCCGCACTGCCGCCGCTGAGTTCTGGGAGTTCGTCGGCGATCGCTCTGCCGCGGACAACGAAGTGTTCACCATCGAGGACGAGGAGATGGGCGAAGGGATCCAGCTCCACTTCTACGCGGACTCCATCGCCCGCGTCACGACGCTCCGCAAGGGTGAAGGCGGGGCGGAGCCCGAGTACCGGGTCGAGTACGGCCTGGTCGACGGAATCGCCGGGTACCGGGACCTGGTGAGCACCTTCGTCCGCGGCGGCTGCGCCGCGCTCGAACAGCACGGTCCCTGGATGCCGGACGTCGCCGAGTTCGAGCGCGCGCGTCGGCGGCGCGCCGCCCGGTGACCCCGGCGCACCTCGACCGCGGCACCGGGAGGGGGCCTCAGGGCGGAGCGTCGCCCGCCTCGCGGTGCGCTCGGGCGACCTGCGCCAGGTCGCCGAGCCGGTCCAGGCCCTTCACGGCTTGGGCCGTGCGGGGGTTCCCCGCCAGGCGTGCGCGGTGCCGGTCGAGGAAGGACCAGTAGCCGACGGTATAGGGGCAGGCCCGTTCTCCGGTGCGGTCGGTGGGCCGGTACCGGCAGCCCTCGCACAGGTCGCTCATCCGGTGGATGTAGGCACCGCCCGAGGTGTAGGGCTTGGTGGTCATCAGCCCGCCGTCCGCGTACTGGGACATGCCCCCACGTTGGGCGGCATCACCCAGTCGTAGCCGGAGTGGAGGAGAGCCTCCGCGATCTCCTGCACGCGGTCCAGGGTGATCCCGGTGCGCTGCTCGACGGCCAAGGGATGGTCTGTGGGCTCGAGCTCGACGAAGGGTCGTTCTGCGACCGGGCGGGTGTGCACGTGCGTCTCCAGGTTGAAGGGTCGCGGTCGGGTAGACCGGCAGGTCGGTGGTGAGCCAGCCGAAGTACGGCTCCTCGGCCTCGCGGCCGGGGGGGATCCCACAGATCCGCAGCCCGGGAGAAGCTCTCGCGTCTCAGCGAGACCCAGACGCCCCAGGAGAACACCTCGCCGCTGCCAATGACCGGTATCTCGATCATGTCCTTGACGAGGAACACAGCCGGTCAGCCGAGACCGTGCGCGGCGAGATCGG contains:
- a CDS encoding InlB B-repeat-containing protein, whose product is MRPSFTGDSSTSVVATPQASSGNSDVSGFGVHNLFQFMTETLAHEIGHNFGLFHDTVNAQRNPSYPDNRGFLPADRTWVDVMGYKNTCASASRCTVQQWYSNPRQSFNNAPRGAALPREDAADAGRVMNLTGPVLSQYRTRPGAAPEGVALSAVSSDVATGTVIAEGGGGLFLAGTKVKITATPAAGYRLSRIVVDGGMAANPPSVFQLELKGSCHLTAYFDKV
- a CDS encoding DUF6357 family protein, producing MRAVVVNTVFTRRSSWIPNVIREDGELKLMLGAGADANHDPRTFTFPIGEAHLAVIREDLARHLLLWSAVLPLCDAARTRDRLDENAAVALLDPLLLGAPAEVDALFRRVPWDRSPLIAHGADIGLLERGQVCAAMRAATETSNGKRAQEYHADRRRAERGAVLGPLDAAMLRYTGQYLHGSTVPRRLPDAVDPALLPEVMRVIATAERACAGLRIGRDPRRGKRATDKRDWTRMETTVEAAVRRTHPGLVDDAVRTVTFLMCSEAADRSRSTPMEDDEEAAGHRADSGGSARKTVLSFTDDKGVEKKWRRDGPRTAAAEFWEFVGDRSAADNEVFTIEDEEMGEGIQLHFYADSIARVTTLRKGEGGAEPEYRVEYGLVDGIAGYRDLVSTFVRGGCAALEQHGPWMPDVAEFERARRRRAAR
- the arsM gene encoding arsenite methyltransferase, translating into MTEQSTDLHETVRQRYAAAAVQVTEGGSACCGPAAIEIDDNFGSGLYTGGECEDLPAEAVAASLGCGNPTAVADLHEGDRVLDLGSGGGIDVLLSARRVGPTGKAYGLDMTEEMLALALANQKRAGATNVEFLKGTIEAIPLPAATIDVVISNCVINLSTDKQAVFTETYRVLVPGGRIGISDVVADDTLTPAQRAERGDYVGCIAGALSFTEYRAGLEAAGFTDIEITPTHTVADGMHSAIVKAAKPHTQDISTEPETAASAMPARSDSAAGCCGS
- a CDS encoding DUF6357 family protein; translation: MARPYHPGPKQFVFAADDGNYQRVSVGDPQEAYVAFSAFFRDRDSDTYTISDEPSGQSLVLMPGQGVISRIKDAGRTRSEYLQVDRGNRYLPSAMLFFENGYAGLDRFGQWFSDRADLYASPETRGAARAAAITTEVAAIQEVGRIWADSGCVDPSDQYYVFFDSHGVDDDRAERAELLELIGFLGLERVDAPAGAAGGEVWVRTDPRLDVECARWS